Proteins from a genomic interval of Hornefia porci:
- the pabB gene encoding aminodeoxychorismate synthase component I: MFCSCSPAHKGLAPFSSAFTKASYKEAIRRLIEYIRAGDIYIANMTQQLRLSSSREPYEVYRYLRTHHPTPFGGFLQGVDFQVVCASPERFVRIRGSRVETRPIKGTRKRGSTEQEDSMLREELRHSAKDRSELLMIVDLERNDLNHICEAGSVQVPEHFVIEDYSTVFHLVSTVIGRRRQDIDVPELLHSLFPGGSITGAPKIRAMEIIDELELERRNLYTGTLGYFSLDGNCDFNIMIRTGICRGNQWHLGVGGGITCESDPEAEYEETLQKAKAMREALWPGDGARGQAGARGLSDGLGGDTADGFAREGSE, from the coding sequence ATGTTTTGTTCCTGCTCCCCCGCGCACAAAGGGCTTGCTCCCTTCAGCTCCGCTTTCACAAAGGCTTCCTATAAGGAGGCGATTCGCCGACTGATTGAATACATCAGAGCCGGCGACATCTATATCGCCAACATGACGCAGCAGCTCCGGCTCAGCAGCAGCCGGGAGCCCTATGAAGTATACCGCTACCTCCGCACACACCACCCGACCCCCTTCGGCGGATTCCTGCAGGGCGTGGATTTTCAGGTAGTCTGCGCCTCTCCCGAGCGTTTTGTGCGGATTCGCGGGAGCCGGGTCGAAACACGGCCCATCAAGGGTACCCGGAAACGCGGGAGCACGGAGCAGGAAGACTCCATGCTCCGCGAAGAACTGCGGCACTCAGCCAAAGATCGCAGCGAGCTCCTGATGATCGTAGACCTGGAGCGCAACGACCTGAATCACATCTGCGAAGCCGGCAGCGTACAGGTTCCGGAGCATTTTGTCATCGAAGATTATTCCACTGTCTTTCACCTGGTGAGCACGGTCATCGGAAGGCGGCGGCAGGATATTGATGTTCCGGAGCTTCTTCACAGCCTTTTCCCCGGCGGTTCCATAACCGGAGCACCGAAAATCCGGGCCATGGAAATCATCGATGAGCTGGAACTGGAGCGACGAAATCTGTATACCGGTACACTTGGGTACTTTTCGCTGGACGGGAACTGCGACTTTAACATCATGATCCGGACCGGGATATGCCGCGGGAACCAGTGGCATCTGGGCGTCGGCGGAGGCATCACCTGCGAATCCGACCCGGAGGCGGAGTACGAAGAAACCCTGCAGAAGGCAAAGGCAATGCGGGAGGCTTTGTGGCCGGGCGACGGCGCTCGTGGGCAGGCCGGCGCTCGCGGACTATCCGACGGCCTCGGCGGCGATACCGCCGATGGCTTTGCGCGGGAGGGATCAGAATGA
- a CDS encoding anthranilate synthase component II, with amino-acid sequence MYLMIDHYDSFVYNLVCYMRECGAEVEIVRSGDADLVQIEALARSGALEGIVISPGPKGPDDCPLSQELVRRMAGQIPILGVCLGHQIIGRVFGAAVQRGQRPMHGKISLIHNSRQGLFRGLPAFYRVTRYHSLVVSEQNLPNELEVDARTGDGVIMGFHHKELPIFGVQFHPEAVLTEYGHELLYNFIQISREISGRKASGKYAQAAIADNAGKASGAEKEEIRS; translated from the coding sequence ATGTATCTTATGATTGACCACTATGATTCCTTTGTATACAATCTCGTGTGCTACATGCGGGAATGCGGCGCGGAAGTAGAGATAGTCCGGAGCGGCGACGCTGATCTTGTGCAGATAGAAGCACTTGCACGGTCCGGAGCACTGGAGGGCATCGTTATTTCCCCGGGACCGAAGGGGCCGGACGACTGCCCGCTCAGTCAGGAGCTAGTTCGTCGAATGGCCGGCCAGATTCCGATTCTCGGCGTCTGCCTTGGCCACCAGATTATCGGCCGCGTTTTCGGAGCCGCCGTTCAGCGCGGGCAGCGCCCCATGCACGGAAAAATCAGCCTCATCCACAACAGCCGGCAGGGTCTGTTCCGCGGGCTCCCGGCCTTCTATCGGGTGACACGGTACCATTCGCTGGTGGTCAGCGAACAAAATCTGCCGAATGAGCTGGAGGTCGACGCGCGCACCGGAGACGGCGTCATCATGGGATTCCATCACAAGGAATTGCCCATTTTCGGGGTTCAGTTTCATCCGGAGGCTGTGCTGACCGAGTATGGCCACGAGCTGCTCTACAACTTTATTCAGATCAGCAGAGAAATATCCGGCCGAAAAGCCTCCGGAAAATACGCGCAGGCAGCCATCGCAGACAATGCCGGAAAAGCCTCCGGCGCCGAAAAGGAGGAAATCAGATCATGA
- a CDS encoding acetyl-CoA hydrolase/transferase family protein: MYKVSTLAEEYKKKLITADEAAAMVRPGDRIHYGLGCGAVVDIDEALAKRADELHGVEVISTVSIREKPFALYEATSSNDQVKFASAHFSGFDRLMSKNGRCWYIPMLFSELPKYWINNPSGIDIAMFQVAPMDKHGNFNLGPQVADMWGVIKAAKKIIVEVNENMPIALGHQTQLNLYGIDYVVEGSNTPLAQMPDKPGSKIDRMIASHVVERIKSHSTLQLGIGALPSTIGKMLAQSDIRNINAHTEMFVDAYVDLFEAGKLTGNKNVDKGKALYTFAGGTQRLYDFIDNNPICCNAPVNYVNNVHIISSIKNFVSVNSCIQVDLYGQVCSESVGHQQISGTGGQLDFVMGAFQSEGGKSFICTPSTRALPDGTVESLIAPMLKPGSIVTTPRMATHYIVTEYGAADLKGKSTWERAEALINIAHPDFREDLIKNAEKMGIWKYTSKTSF; the protein is encoded by the coding sequence ATGTACAAGGTTTCGACTTTAGCGGAAGAATATAAGAAAAAACTGATCACGGCAGATGAAGCGGCTGCGATGGTGCGCCCCGGTGATCGGATCCACTACGGACTGGGCTGCGGCGCGGTTGTGGACATCGACGAGGCGCTGGCCAAGCGTGCGGACGAGCTTCACGGCGTAGAGGTGATCAGTACCGTATCCATCCGGGAGAAGCCCTTCGCCCTTTACGAGGCGACTTCCTCCAACGATCAGGTGAAATTCGCGTCGGCGCATTTCAGCGGATTCGACCGGCTGATGTCCAAAAACGGACGCTGCTGGTATATCCCCATGCTGTTTTCCGAGCTGCCGAAATACTGGATCAACAATCCGTCGGGCATCGACATCGCCATGTTTCAGGTGGCGCCCATGGACAAGCACGGGAACTTCAACCTGGGTCCCCAGGTCGCGGACATGTGGGGCGTAATCAAGGCCGCCAAGAAGATCATCGTCGAGGTCAACGAAAACATGCCCATCGCGCTGGGGCACCAGACTCAGCTGAACCTGTACGGCATCGACTATGTGGTGGAAGGCTCCAACACGCCTCTGGCCCAGATGCCGGACAAGCCGGGGAGCAAAATCGACCGGATGATCGCCTCCCACGTCGTCGAACGCATCAAGTCCCACAGTACACTGCAGCTGGGAATCGGCGCTCTGCCCTCCACCATCGGAAAGATGCTGGCACAGTCAGACATCCGCAACATCAACGCGCACACAGAGATGTTCGTTGACGCCTACGTGGATCTCTTCGAAGCAGGCAAGCTCACCGGGAACAAAAACGTAGACAAAGGCAAGGCCCTCTATACCTTTGCCGGCGGTACGCAGAGGCTGTACGATTTCATCGACAACAACCCGATCTGCTGCAATGCGCCGGTAAACTATGTAAATAATGTGCACATAATTTCCAGCATTAAGAATTTCGTATCAGTAAACAGCTGCATTCAGGTCGATCTGTACGGACAGGTATGTTCCGAATCCGTAGGGCACCAGCAGATCTCCGGCACCGGCGGACAGCTGGACTTCGTGATGGGCGCCTTCCAGTCGGAAGGCGGCAAAAGTTTCATTTGTACCCCCTCGACGCGGGCACTGCCGGACGGCACCGTGGAATCCCTCATCGCTCCGATGCTGAAGCCGGGCTCCATCGTCACCACGCCGCGTATGGCCACGCATTACATTGTCACCGAATACGGCGCCGCCGACCTGAAGGGCAAGTCCAC
- a CDS encoding aminotransferase class IV, with the protein MIKEDEGYFFGLGAFETIAVEYGKPVWADRHLRRLAEALIFLGIARTGGEIGKALGTALEEPRLRHGRYALKLTISEQNILTTIRPNPYDRQTAESAFVAAYSSVHRNETSPLVFRKTLNYGDCILEKRRAAARGVDEPVFLNTRGEITEGAVSNVFFVRDGSIVTPPVSCGLLPGIAREVLMERCEIREEILRPEDAAACEEMFLTNSLMGAMPVRRLGSHTFSGTETGMRLARELRELNSETFGASSGGAVASSSGGSAGAPSMMRD; encoded by the coding sequence ATGATAAAAGAAGACGAAGGATATTTCTTCGGGCTGGGAGCATTTGAAACTATTGCGGTCGAGTACGGAAAGCCCGTCTGGGCAGACCGGCACCTGCGGCGGCTGGCGGAGGCGCTGATCTTTCTGGGAATCGCCCGGACAGGCGGAGAAATCGGCAAAGCCCTGGGAACGGCGCTGGAGGAGCCGCGGCTGCGGCATGGGCGTTATGCGCTGAAGCTTACGATTTCAGAACAAAATATACTGACGACGATTCGGCCGAACCCCTACGACCGGCAGACAGCCGAATCAGCTTTTGTCGCCGCATACTCCTCTGTGCACAGGAACGAAACCTCTCCGCTGGTCTTCCGCAAAACTCTGAACTACGGAGACTGCATCCTCGAAAAAAGACGAGCCGCCGCGCGGGGCGTCGATGAGCCCGTCTTTTTGAACACCCGCGGCGAAATTACAGAGGGCGCGGTGTCCAATGTGTTTTTTGTGCGGGACGGGAGCATCGTCACGCCGCCTGTCTCCTGCGGTCTGCTGCCCGGCATCGCCCGGGAGGTTCTCATGGAGCGGTGCGAAATCCGTGAAGAAATCCTCCGGCCGGAGGACGCCGCCGCATGCGAGGAAATGTTTCTGACCAATTCACTGATGGGGGCCATGCCCGTTCGCAGACTGGGCTCCCACACCTTCTCAGGCACAGAAACCGGAATGCGGCTGGCCAGAGAACTCCGCGAACTGAACAGCGAAACCTTCGGAGCTTCATCCGGCGGCGCGGTCGCGAGCTCATCCGGCGGCTCGGCAGGGGCTCCGTCAATGATGCGCGATTAA